In the Alteromonas sp. M12 genome, one interval contains:
- a CDS encoding fumarylacetoacetate hydrolase family protein has product MEYFHKDINGQPIQLPVGKVVCVGRNYVDHVKELNNEVPDTPLLFMKPSTSLCDVNAGVTLPADTLGSCHNELEIAILIKSPLKNASQSDCQSAIWGVGLALDLTLRDLQSKLKSKGLPWERAKSFDGACPVSGFTEIHNVADLQALSFSLEVNQQLKQQGDTSLMMWGVYSLLSQISEVFTLLPGDIVLTGTPKGVGPLFANDELCLRLDKHFSVNSKVQGEK; this is encoded by the coding sequence ATGGAGTATTTTCACAAAGATATTAATGGCCAGCCCATCCAACTGCCGGTTGGGAAGGTGGTGTGCGTGGGACGTAATTACGTTGATCACGTCAAAGAGCTTAACAATGAAGTTCCTGATACCCCTTTGTTATTTATGAAACCTTCCACAAGTTTATGTGATGTAAATGCAGGGGTGACCTTACCAGCCGATACGCTGGGAAGTTGTCACAATGAATTAGAGATAGCGATTCTGATTAAATCGCCACTCAAAAATGCATCACAGAGCGATTGTCAATCCGCTATCTGGGGAGTGGGACTAGCACTAGACTTAACCTTGCGAGATTTGCAGAGCAAATTAAAATCAAAAGGTTTACCTTGGGAGCGAGCTAAATCCTTTGATGGTGCCTGTCCAGTATCAGGGTTCACTGAAATACACAATGTAGCTGATCTTCAAGCTTTAAGTTTCAGTTTAGAGGTTAATCAACAACTGAAACAGCAAGGCGACACATCTTTAATGATGTGGGGCGTTTATTCGTTGTTGTCACAAATAAGTGAGGTATTCACTCTGTTACCAGGTGATATTGTGCTGACAGGCACACCAAAAGGTGTAGGCCCTCTATTTGCGAATGATGAATTGTGTTTACGTTTGGATAAACATTTTAGCGTTAATAGCAAAGTGCAGGGTGAAAAATGA
- the rnd gene encoding ribonuclease D gives MSVFLFSRCPSFHMQYTLITTFEALHSFCVQANKASAIAVDTEFVRTRTLYPRLGLIQIYDGITLALVDPLEIEDLSPLVDLLANPDVVKVLHSCSEDLETFWHSLNVIPTPIFDSQFAACLLNMGATLGYANLIELMLDIKLDKGESRTDWIARPLSEQQCQYAANDVLYLLQIYPQLSEQIAALGRTEWIYQEMQQLALKKSINLPAELAYLNIKNSWKLSGISLYLLKTLAKWRIEQARLRDLALNFVVRESNLVEIARTLPSHKGAIFAIDGMTPQEARIHSDALLSLVEEAKIAPVEIYPSPVERLMTHKGFKKASAELRALCQLKADELEIPVEVLGSKKQIQQLLKYHWHKQDELREMGLKPDLIQGWRGDLLGDQVLKIVAKYGELN, from the coding sequence ATGTCGGTTTTTTTATTTTCTAGGTGTCCATCTTTTCATATGCAATATACCCTAATAACTACGTTCGAAGCATTACACTCCTTTTGTGTTCAAGCCAATAAAGCATCTGCAATAGCCGTTGATACGGAGTTTGTTAGAACGAGAACTTTGTACCCTAGATTGGGCTTAATCCAAATTTATGATGGCATTACTCTGGCCCTTGTGGATCCATTGGAGATTGAAGATTTATCGCCTCTGGTGGACCTTCTAGCTAACCCTGATGTGGTCAAAGTCTTGCATTCTTGCTCTGAAGATTTAGAAACGTTTTGGCATAGTTTGAATGTGATACCGACGCCTATTTTTGATAGTCAATTTGCTGCATGCTTGTTGAATATGGGAGCGACATTGGGCTATGCAAATCTGATTGAGCTGATGTTAGATATTAAACTTGATAAAGGTGAATCGCGAACCGATTGGATTGCTCGTCCGCTGAGCGAACAGCAATGCCAATATGCAGCGAATGACGTACTCTATTTGTTGCAAATTTACCCTCAGTTGAGCGAACAAATCGCTGCTTTAGGCCGCACGGAATGGATTTACCAAGAAATGCAGCAATTGGCATTGAAAAAATCCATTAATCTCCCTGCAGAACTTGCCTATCTTAATATTAAGAACAGTTGGAAACTATCGGGCATATCTCTGTATTTACTGAAAACCTTAGCGAAATGGCGAATTGAGCAAGCGCGTTTGCGTGACTTGGCATTAAACTTTGTTGTGCGTGAATCCAATTTAGTAGAAATTGCACGCACTCTGCCTAGCCATAAAGGGGCTATTTTTGCCATTGATGGCATGACTCCTCAAGAAGCTCGGATTCACTCAGATGCATTACTCAGTTTGGTTGAAGAAGCGAAGATTGCACCGGTTGAGATATACCCATCGCCTGTAGAAAGGTTGATGACGCACAAAGGATTTAAAAAAGCCTCTGCTGAATTGAGAGCTCTTTGCCAGCTAAAAGCGGATGAACTTGAGATACCCGTTGAAGTCCTGGGATCAAAAAAACAAATACAACAATTGTTAAAATATCATTGGCACAAACAAGATGAATTGCGAGAGATGGGGTTGAAACCTGATTTGATTCAGGGCTGGAGAGGGGATCTTTTGGGAGACCAAGTGCTTAAAATAGTCGCCAAATATGGGGAGCTGAACTAA
- a CDS encoding YcgL domain-containing protein, whose product MLVYVYKSNKKQQTYLYVLKKDNFDDVPEQLMATFGKPTFVMILALQKRQKLAQVDIHKLTNELNLNGFYLQLPPPNEDLLKAHKQTQDKNKENKGQTSK is encoded by the coding sequence ATGCTTGTATATGTATACAAAAGTAATAAAAAGCAACAAACGTATCTCTATGTCTTAAAAAAAGACAATTTTGATGATGTGCCCGAACAGCTTATGGCAACTTTCGGTAAACCCACATTTGTGATGATTTTAGCCCTGCAAAAGCGTCAAAAATTGGCTCAAGTGGATATACATAAATTAACCAACGAACTAAATTTAAATGGATTTTACTTGCAACTTCCTCCACCTAATGAAGATTTGTTAAAAGCCCATAAGCAAACACAAGATAAAAATAAAGAAAATAAAGGACAGACATCGAAATGA
- a CDS encoding alpha/beta hydrolase — protein sequence MHDVRFSLPNLELAGLANGHTDKPLIIALHGWLDNAASFIPLAKYLNDYHLVAIDFAGHGLSSHRSADAHYHQIDFVHDLHELILSQGYKKFILLGHSMGGIVGSMYASSFPEFVSHYITIESFGPLSKNAQSSPSQMREAIESRLKLQAREPQHPKSYEAVIKARALAGDLTEDAATLLVNRNLIEQNGELRFRTDRRLRTLSSIRVTDEQARHFMQNIQAPTLAIMGTTGYEVMREKVKERFDWVPNLTHVTCEGGHHLHMDNPADIAKKLLDFLALNPLNH from the coding sequence ATGCATGATGTCAGGTTCTCTTTACCTAACTTAGAGTTAGCAGGTCTTGCAAATGGACACACCGATAAACCCCTAATTATTGCTTTGCATGGTTGGTTAGACAATGCCGCGAGCTTTATTCCTTTAGCCAAATATCTGAACGATTACCATTTGGTCGCAATTGATTTTGCTGGGCATGGACTCTCCAGCCATCGCAGTGCTGACGCTCATTATCACCAAATTGATTTTGTCCACGACTTGCATGAGTTAATTTTAAGTCAAGGGTATAAAAAGTTCATTTTACTGGGGCACTCAATGGGAGGGATCGTCGGTTCGATGTACGCTAGCAGTTTTCCTGAATTTGTTTCCCATTACATCACGATTGAATCCTTTGGTCCTCTTTCAAAAAATGCGCAAAGTAGTCCGTCACAAATGCGTGAGGCCATAGAAAGCAGATTAAAATTGCAAGCTAGAGAGCCGCAACATCCCAAAAGCTACGAAGCCGTAATTAAAGCCAGAGCATTAGCTGGGGACTTAACTGAAGATGCGGCAACATTGTTGGTTAATCGCAATTTAATTGAGCAAAATGGCGAGCTTCGTTTTCGCACCGATAGAAGGCTTCGTACGCTCTCGTCAATTCGAGTGACAGATGAGCAAGCTAGACACTTTATGCAAAATATCCAAGCACCGACATTAGCAATAATGGGCACTACGGGGTACGAAGTCATGCGTGAAAAAGTCAAAGAAAGGTTTGATTGGGTGCCAAATTTAACCCATGTAACTTGTGAGGGGGGACATCACTTACATATGGATAATCCCGCCGACATTGCTAAAAAATTGCTGGATTTCCTAGCACTTAATCCATTAAATCACTAA
- the fadR gene encoding fatty acid metabolism transcriptional regulator FadR: protein MIYKAQSPAGFAEEYIVESIWSGRFPPGTILPAERELSELIGVTRTTLREVLQRLARDGWLTIQHGKPTKVNNFWETSGLNILETLARLDQDGISELVDHLLAARTNLSAVFIRGAIKNDAQRVKEILKGFPDIPEDGAAFALYDYRINHDMAFASGNKVYVLMMNGFRGLYSRIGGYYFSCPKSRELSRNYYQKLMELADTGDFAGVASVVREYGIESGKIWHEIRAEMPNDLVD from the coding sequence ATGATTTACAAGGCACAAAGTCCAGCTGGATTTGCAGAAGAATATATTGTTGAGTCAATATGGAGTGGACGATTTCCGCCTGGGACGATCTTACCAGCAGAAAGAGAGTTGTCAGAACTTATTGGTGTGACTCGCACAACGTTACGTGAAGTATTGCAAAGACTAGCTCGAGATGGCTGGCTGACAATTCAACATGGTAAACCGACTAAAGTAAATAATTTTTGGGAAACCTCAGGTCTAAACATCCTTGAAACATTGGCTCGATTAGACCAAGACGGGATTTCTGAGTTAGTCGATCACTTATTAGCCGCGAGAACAAATTTAAGCGCTGTGTTTATTCGTGGTGCAATTAAAAATGATGCACAGCGAGTTAAGGAAATCCTCAAAGGCTTCCCAGACATTCCTGAAGATGGTGCCGCATTTGCTTTGTATGACTATCGCATTAATCACGACATGGCGTTTGCCTCTGGTAATAAAGTATATGTGTTAATGATGAATGGTTTTAGAGGTCTATACTCGCGAATTGGAGGCTACTATTTTTCTTGTCCCAAATCCCGAGAGTTATCTCGCAACTATTATCAAAAGTTGATGGAGTTGGCCGATACTGGTGATTTTGCAGGCGTTGCTTCTGTCGTTCGTGAGTATGGTATCGAGTCTGGCAAAATTTGGCATGAAATTCGTGCTGAAATGCCCAATGACTTAGTCGATTAA
- a CDS encoding phasin family protein — translation MTKLDAIKSKVSDAEDFARKIWLAGLGAYGKSFDEAQGQYEKLTSEAGKVFEELVEKGEVLETEAKAKIKAKTNVEERVTEVRKKLGLDSSSSEDKVEELSAKIDALTDAVAKLAAK, via the coding sequence ATGACTAAATTAGACGCAATCAAAAGTAAAGTTTCAGACGCTGAAGATTTTGCACGTAAAATCTGGTTAGCTGGTTTAGGTGCTTACGGTAAGAGTTTCGATGAAGCTCAAGGTCAATATGAGAAGTTGACATCTGAAGCAGGTAAAGTATTTGAAGAGTTAGTTGAAAAAGGTGAAGTTTTAGAAACTGAAGCTAAAGCTAAAATCAAAGCTAAAACTAATGTTGAAGAACGTGTAACTGAAGTTCGTAAAAAACTAGGTTTAGATTCTTCAAGTTCAGAAGACAAAGTAGAAGAACTTTCTGCAAAAATTGATGCATTAACTGACGCTGTTGCAAAATTAGCTGCTAAGTAA
- a CDS encoding lytic murein transglycosylase: MKRLMNGSCILVSILLLSFPLHAQKNEKDYAGYVEQLKSEAISEGFDAQFVDQAFADITFYKRAIKADKNQPESKITLDKYLRTRVPDWKVQQAIDLYRKHQQILNKIGKEYGVQPRFIVALWGNESNFGKIMGNYSVISALSTLAYEGRRESFFKKQLFAALTILQQGHIQKQQFVGSWAGAMGQSQFIPSSFLTYAVDYDKDGKKDIWGNPADVFASIANYLSKEGWDDSITWGRQVRIPKGFDLALAGLTKSKMQSLSAWQALGVRRYDGSDLPKVDLQASLIMPDDENGRIYLVYSNFHTLMRWNRSTYFGSAVSYLADRIKKGS; the protein is encoded by the coding sequence ATGAAAAGACTAATGAATGGGAGCTGCATTTTAGTTTCAATTCTGCTGTTGAGTTTCCCGCTACACGCTCAGAAAAACGAAAAAGATTACGCAGGTTATGTCGAACAGCTTAAAAGTGAAGCGATATCGGAAGGTTTCGATGCACAATTTGTAGATCAGGCGTTTGCCGACATAACGTTCTATAAAAGAGCCATTAAGGCAGATAAGAATCAACCAGAATCTAAAATCACCTTAGATAAATATTTACGCACCCGAGTCCCTGATTGGAAAGTGCAACAAGCCATCGATTTGTACCGTAAACACCAACAAATATTAAACAAAATAGGCAAAGAATATGGTGTGCAACCGCGCTTCATAGTGGCCCTTTGGGGAAATGAAAGTAATTTTGGAAAGATTATGGGGAATTACTCTGTTATCTCCGCATTGTCTACTTTGGCTTATGAAGGTCGTCGTGAATCCTTCTTTAAAAAACAATTGTTCGCAGCTTTGACTATCCTGCAGCAAGGTCACATTCAAAAACAACAGTTTGTGGGATCTTGGGCTGGTGCAATGGGGCAAAGCCAATTCATCCCTTCATCCTTCCTAACTTATGCGGTTGATTATGATAAAGATGGTAAAAAAGATATTTGGGGTAACCCCGCGGACGTATTTGCATCAATTGCCAATTACTTAAGCAAAGAAGGTTGGGATGACAGTATTACTTGGGGCAGACAAGTTCGCATTCCTAAAGGTTTTGATTTGGCTCTTGCAGGTTTAACTAAGTCTAAAATGCAATCTTTAAGCGCATGGCAGGCATTGGGGGTTAGGCGTTATGACGGCTCTGATTTGCCAAAGGTCGACTTGCAAGCTTCGTTGATCATGCCAGATGATGAAAATGGCCGAATCTATTTAGTTTACTCGAATTTCCATACATTAATGCGTTGGAATCGCTCGACATACTTTGGAAGCGCTGTGAGTTATCTTGCCGATCGAATTAAAAAGGGTTCTTAG
- the dsbB gene encoding disulfide bond formation protein DsbB, translated as MNVFVFFGDMASTRWAWLTLLLSALGLIVAALFFQYGLDLKPCIMCIYQRTAVFGLLFAGLLPTLRNNLITRFIGFVTWGVSAIWGMFIAIEHVGIQNESNPFFVSCEIVPNFPAFLPLHNWLPNMFAATGDCGNIDWEFMNMSMPEWMIVVFAIYTAVFSIVLFSRLFTRRSF; from the coding sequence ATGAATGTATTTGTATTCTTTGGCGACATGGCTTCAACACGATGGGCTTGGTTGACATTGTTGCTATCTGCTTTAGGCTTAATTGTGGCAGCTCTATTTTTTCAATATGGGTTAGATTTAAAGCCGTGCATTATGTGCATATATCAACGAACAGCAGTGTTTGGCCTGCTGTTCGCTGGGCTACTCCCTACCCTAAGAAATAATCTCATAACACGATTCATAGGTTTTGTGACTTGGGGGGTCTCTGCGATTTGGGGAATGTTTATCGCCATTGAACATGTGGGGATACAGAACGAATCAAATCCATTTTTTGTTTCCTGTGAAATTGTTCCCAATTTCCCAGCTTTCTTGCCGCTGCACAATTGGCTACCCAATATGTTTGCCGCTACTGGTGATTGTGGCAATATTGATTGGGAATTTATGAATATGAGTATGCCTGAATGGATGATTGTTGTATTTGCAATTTATACAGCGGTTTTTTCTATTGTATTATTTAGCCGACTATTTACCCGTAGAAGTTTTTAG
- a CDS encoding YcgN family cysteine cluster protein, with translation MSLEANFWQTKSLKQMNRQEWEAICDGCAKCCLHKIIDEDASQTDGQQAATEELHFTNVVCSFLNTKTCACTQYADRDELVPECVTLSQDNLHQLAYMPPSCSYRRLNEGKGLPSWHPLLHKNKKSEMHKAGMSVRGKTVFDRDVDESKFEDHIVIWPLNEID, from the coding sequence ATGAGTTTAGAAGCAAATTTTTGGCAAACTAAATCGTTGAAGCAAATGAACCGTCAGGAGTGGGAGGCCATTTGTGATGGTTGCGCTAAATGTTGCTTACACAAAATCATCGATGAAGATGCTTCGCAAACAGATGGGCAACAAGCTGCCACCGAAGAGCTGCATTTTACCAATGTCGTTTGCAGTTTTTTGAATACCAAAACTTGCGCGTGCACCCAATATGCCGACCGTGATGAGCTGGTACCTGAATGTGTCACTCTATCCCAAGATAACCTTCATCAACTTGCCTATATGCCGCCAAGTTGCAGTTATCGCAGACTTAACGAGGGAAAGGGGCTTCCGAGTTGGCATCCATTATTGCATAAGAATAAAAAGTCAGAGATGCACAAAGCTGGCATGTCTGTGCGTGGTAAAACTGTTTTTGATCGGGACGTTGATGAAAGTAAGTTTGAAGACCACATCGTTATTTGGCCATTAAACGAAATCGATTAA
- the nhaB gene encoding sodium/proton antiporter NhaB, with translation MQVSMTQAIYKNFLGHAPDWYKQVIVGFLILNPILFYFVSTYIAGWVLVLEFIFTLAMALKCYPLQPGGLLLIEALFIGMTSPSHMYHEITVNISVVLLLVFMVAGIYFMKDLLLYLFTKLLIKIENKRALSLAFIIASAFLSAFLDALTVIAVIIAVGLGFYSIYHKVASGKDFNNDHDHSSDDEIGQPSRDDLENFRAFLRNLMMHAAIGTALGGVMTMVGEPQNLIIAEKASWGFGEFFVRMSPVTIPVFFSGLITAYVVEKFGWFGYGAKLPPVVRGILSDYNTQMDKQRTKLDTARLFTQALIGIWLIIGLALHLAEVGLIGLSVIVLATTMCGVIEEHSIGKAFEEALPFTALLCVFFGVVAVIIDQGLFTPVINYVLTFEGKTQMVMFYLANGLLSMVSDNVFVGSVYITEVTTALKNGQITRDQFDLLAVAINTGTNLPSVATPNGQAAFLFLLTSAIAPLLRLSYGTMVYMAFPFTIVLTLVGLAATYFGLQELTDVLYDLHWINHHVPDAEVGAASAH, from the coding sequence ATGCAAGTTTCTATGACTCAAGCCATTTACAAAAACTTTTTAGGCCATGCTCCTGATTGGTACAAACAAGTTATTGTTGGATTTTTAATCTTAAACCCAATTCTATTTTACTTTGTTAGTACCTATATAGCTGGCTGGGTTTTAGTTCTGGAGTTTATATTCACCTTGGCAATGGCATTAAAATGCTACCCATTGCAACCAGGGGGGTTACTGCTGATCGAAGCCCTCTTCATTGGAATGACATCGCCTTCCCACATGTACCATGAGATAACCGTTAATATTAGTGTGGTGTTATTACTGGTATTTATGGTTGCGGGTATTTATTTTATGAAAGACTTGCTGTTGTATTTGTTTACTAAGCTCTTGATTAAAATAGAAAATAAACGAGCGTTATCGTTAGCTTTTATTATCGCATCGGCGTTTTTGTCGGCGTTCTTAGACGCCTTAACAGTTATCGCGGTCATTATTGCTGTGGGGTTAGGCTTCTACAGCATTTACCATAAGGTCGCCTCAGGAAAAGATTTCAACAATGATCACGATCATTCAAGTGACGACGAAATAGGCCAACCAAGCCGCGATGATTTAGAGAATTTCCGCGCCTTTCTTCGCAACCTAATGATGCATGCAGCTATAGGTACTGCCTTAGGTGGAGTGATGACTATGGTTGGTGAACCGCAGAATTTAATCATTGCAGAAAAAGCATCTTGGGGCTTTGGTGAGTTTTTTGTGCGCATGTCTCCTGTGACAATTCCGGTGTTCTTCTCGGGACTGATTACCGCTTATGTAGTGGAAAAGTTTGGATGGTTTGGATATGGCGCCAAGTTGCCCCCTGTTGTGCGAGGCATATTAAGTGATTACAACACGCAAATGGACAAACAACGCACCAAGTTAGATACTGCTCGACTTTTTACTCAGGCATTAATTGGTATTTGGTTGATCATTGGTCTTGCACTGCATTTAGCAGAAGTGGGATTAATTGGTCTTTCGGTCATCGTTTTAGCGACGACCATGTGTGGTGTGATTGAAGAGCATTCAATTGGTAAGGCGTTTGAAGAAGCGCTTCCTTTTACTGCGCTGCTGTGTGTCTTTTTTGGCGTTGTGGCGGTAATCATAGATCAAGGTCTGTTTACGCCGGTCATTAACTATGTTCTGACCTTTGAGGGTAAAACACAAATGGTGATGTTTTACTTAGCCAATGGGTTGTTGTCTATGGTGAGTGACAATGTGTTTGTTGGCTCGGTATATATAACCGAAGTCACCACTGCATTAAAAAATGGCCAAATTACCCGTGACCAATTTGATCTATTAGCCGTTGCGATTAACACAGGTACGAATTTACCCAGTGTTGCGACCCCCAATGGACAAGCTGCATTTTTATTCTTATTAACCTCTGCCATCGCGCCGTTATTGCGATTATCTTACGGTACTATGGTTTATATGGCATTCCCATTTACGATTGTCTTAACCTTAGTAGGATTGGCTGCGACTTATTTTGGATTGCAGGAATTAACAGACGTTTTATATGATTTGCACTGGATAAATCACCATGTTCCAGATGCAGAAGTTGGCGCAGCTAGCGCCCACTAA
- a CDS encoding Slp family lipoprotein: MLAKIAVFCSVVLMAGCSVIPDSIQVEDEANLVEYQQVTSNPESNIGKTVRWGGVIAKVENLPDATMIEMVDFPLRSYARPRVSNQSMGRFRVYIDGFIDPVVFEKGRSVTFTGKITGSEEGMVGEHKYVFPTLKSSGYHLWKEIEQVNVSSLSMWPYNPYWGWPYRPYHQRVIIRRNSDSPSGGATTPSRATQPNRQQSTRSATRNNGIGPVDKEP, translated from the coding sequence ATGTTAGCGAAAATTGCGGTGTTTTGTTCAGTAGTACTGATGGCTGGCTGTTCTGTCATACCTGACAGTATTCAGGTGGAAGATGAAGCAAACTTAGTAGAATATCAGCAGGTTACAAGTAATCCCGAAAGTAATATTGGCAAGACTGTTCGTTGGGGGGGAGTGATTGCTAAAGTCGAAAACTTACCTGATGCAACCATGATCGAAATGGTCGATTTTCCATTGCGTTCTTATGCTCGCCCTCGAGTCTCAAATCAAAGCATGGGCCGGTTTCGGGTCTATATTGATGGATTTATCGATCCAGTGGTCTTTGAAAAAGGTCGTAGCGTTACCTTTACCGGAAAAATTACTGGTTCCGAGGAAGGCATGGTAGGTGAGCACAAATATGTTTTTCCGACCCTTAAATCATCTGGATACCATCTTTGGAAAGAAATAGAGCAAGTGAATGTGAGTAGCTTGAGCATGTGGCCATATAATCCATACTGGGGATGGCCATACCGACCTTATCACCAACGCGTTATTATACGTCGTAATAGTGATAGTCCCTCTGGCGGCGCAACAACTCCCAGTCGAGCGACTCAACCTAACCGTCAACAAAGTACCCGTTCAGCTACGCGTAATAATGGTATAGGGCCAGTTGATAAAGAGCCTTAA
- the fadD gene encoding long-chain-fatty-acid--CoA ligase FadD — protein MDKIWLKHYDPKIPAEIDPERYSSIVDIFEQSVSTYANNTAFINMGHSISFAELDKLSAQFAAYLQNEGLKKGDPVAIMMPNVIQYPIALFGILRAGLTVVNVNPLYTARELKHQLNDSNTKAIVIIENFASTLAQVIEQTNVKKVLLTQVADMFPAPKRWIMNFAVKYIKKMVPSFTIANTENFTSAIKKGASLTYTRPEISSDDIAFLQYTGGTTGVSKGAMLTHRNMVANLEQISSVLETVIEPGKELVVTALPLYHIFALQANCLTFVKFGCPSLLITNPRDMVGFVKEMAQHHCTVITGVNTLFNGLLNTPEFSELDFSGLKFALGGGMAVQRSVAEKWEKVTGKVLLEGYGLTECSPVVTVNPPQLESYKGSIGMPVSSTDIKLCDDDGNEVPMGEPGEMYVKGPQVMKGYLNRPEATDEVIKDGWLLTGDIATVDEQGYFYIVDRKKDMILVSGFNVFPNEIEEVAAMHDQVVEVAAVGVPSESSGEAVKLFVVRNSDELTEKILIDHCRKNLTGYKVPKFVEFRDELPKTNVGKILRKELRD, from the coding sequence GTGGACAAAATTTGGTTAAAACACTACGACCCTAAAATTCCTGCAGAAATCGACCCAGAGCGTTATTCTTCAATAGTAGATATATTTGAGCAATCAGTATCGACTTACGCTAACAACACTGCATTTATCAATATGGGACACAGCATAAGCTTTGCTGAGTTAGATAAGTTATCTGCTCAATTTGCTGCTTATTTACAAAACGAGGGATTAAAGAAAGGTGATCCAGTCGCCATTATGATGCCTAACGTTATTCAATACCCTATTGCATTATTTGGAATATTGCGTGCCGGATTAACGGTAGTAAATGTTAATCCACTTTATACCGCTCGTGAGCTAAAACATCAGTTAAACGACTCAAACACCAAAGCTATTGTTATTATTGAAAATTTTGCAAGTACTTTAGCTCAAGTGATTGAACAAACTAATGTGAAAAAAGTACTGCTGACCCAAGTAGCAGATATGTTCCCAGCCCCCAAACGCTGGATAATGAATTTTGCGGTAAAATACATTAAAAAAATGGTGCCGAGTTTTACTATCGCGAATACCGAAAACTTCACATCTGCAATTAAAAAAGGTGCTTCTCTTACCTACACCAGACCAGAAATAAGCAGTGACGACATCGCTTTTCTACAATACACCGGCGGCACTACAGGTGTATCTAAAGGGGCAATGCTTACTCACCGTAATATGGTGGCAAACTTAGAGCAAATTTCTTCAGTATTGGAAACCGTTATCGAGCCAGGTAAAGAGTTGGTGGTGACGGCTTTACCGCTTTACCATATTTTTGCCTTGCAGGCTAACTGTTTGACTTTTGTTAAATTTGGCTGTCCAAGTTTACTGATAACCAATCCACGAGATATGGTCGGTTTTGTAAAAGAAATGGCACAACATCACTGTACCGTAATAACAGGTGTGAATACTTTATTTAATGGTCTTCTTAATACACCAGAATTTAGTGAGCTGGACTTCTCGGGTTTAAAGTTTGCTTTAGGTGGTGGTATGGCAGTGCAACGTTCAGTGGCTGAGAAGTGGGAAAAAGTCACTGGAAAGGTACTTTTGGAAGGCTATGGTTTAACCGAATGTAGCCCTGTTGTTACCGTTAACCCACCACAGCTTGAAAGTTATAAAGGGTCAATTGGTATGCCCGTATCTTCTACGGATATCAAGTTATGTGACGATGATGGCAATGAAGTTCCTATGGGGGAGCCTGGGGAAATGTATGTTAAAGGTCCTCAGGTAATGAAAGGCTACTTGAACCGCCCCGAAGCGACAGATGAGGTTATCAAAGATGGCTGGTTATTAACGGGGGACATCGCCACCGTTGACGAACAAGGTTACTTCTATATTGTCGATCGCAAGAAAGATATGATTTTGGTATCTGGCTTCAATGTGTTTCCTAATGAGATTGAGGAAGTCGCAGCGATGCACGATCAAGTGGTCGAAGTGGCGGCTGTTGGTGTGCCTAGTGAATCATCAGGCGAAGCGGTTAAACTCTTTGTTGTTCGAAATTCAGATGAATTGACCGAGAAAATATTGATCGATCATTGTCGTAAAAATTTAACCGGCTACAAAGTACCAAAATTTGTTGAATTTAGAGACGAGCTTCCCAAGACAAATGTTGGTAAGATACTCCGCAAAGAGTTGCGCGATTAG